One stretch of Variovorax sp. 54 DNA includes these proteins:
- the bamC gene encoding outer membrane protein assembly factor BamC — protein sequence MKNISRFALLALVASLAACSVLESDKIDYKSAGKAPTLEVPPDLSQLSRDNRYAVPGGAVTANAYQAGVANAPGIPTAVANIGDVRMERSGTQRWIVINRTPDQLWEPVKDFWQESGFLLTTDQRNLGIMETDWAENRAKLPQDIIRGTLGKLVDSVYSTGELDRFRTRLERNPNGSTEIFISHRGMQEVYNNSRQDQTVWQARPSDPELETEFLRRLMVKLGVTQEQSKILAATTATPKTATVSTIGNQPVVQINEGFDRAWRRVGLALDRTGFTVEDRDRSAGIYFVRYVTPNPDKKDDGFFGKLFSSSKKDEAPIKFRISVKSQGEATTVSVLNDAGAPETSANAQRIVKVIADDLK from the coding sequence TTGAAGAACATTTCGCGATTCGCACTGCTGGCCCTCGTTGCCAGCCTCGCCGCCTGCTCCGTCCTCGAGAGCGACAAGATCGACTACAAGAGCGCAGGCAAGGCCCCGACGCTCGAAGTCCCACCCGATCTCTCGCAGCTCTCGCGTGACAACCGCTACGCGGTGCCGGGCGGTGCCGTCACCGCCAACGCCTACCAGGCGGGCGTCGCGAACGCACCGGGCATTCCCACCGCCGTGGCCAACATCGGCGACGTGCGCATGGAGCGCTCGGGCACGCAGCGCTGGATCGTCATCAACCGCACGCCCGACCAGCTCTGGGAGCCTGTCAAAGACTTCTGGCAGGAAAGCGGCTTCCTGCTGACCACCGACCAGCGCAACCTGGGCATCATGGAAACCGACTGGGCCGAGAACCGCGCCAAGCTGCCGCAGGACATCATCCGCGGCACGCTGGGCAAGCTGGTCGACTCGGTCTACTCGACCGGCGAACTCGACCGCTTCCGCACCCGCCTGGAGCGCAACCCCAACGGCAGCACCGAGATCTTCATCAGCCACCGCGGCATGCAGGAGGTCTACAACAACTCCCGCCAGGACCAGACCGTGTGGCAGGCCCGCCCGAGCGATCCCGAACTCGAGACCGAATTCCTGCGCCGCCTGATGGTCAAGCTCGGCGTGACGCAAGAGCAGTCGAAGATCCTCGCTGCGACCACCGCAACGCCCAAGACCGCCACCGTGTCCACCATCGGCAACCAGCCGGTCGTGCAGATCAACGAAGGCTTCGACCGCGCATGGCGCCGTGTCGGCCTGGCCCTGGACCGCACCGGCTTCACCGTCGAAGACCGCGACCGCAGCGCCGGCATCTACTTCGTGCGCTATGTGACGCCGAACCCCGACAAGAAGGACGACGGCTTCTTCGGCAAGCTGTTCAGCAGCTCCAAGAAGGACGAAGCGCCGATCAAGTTCCGCATCTCGGTCAAGAGCCAGGGCGAAGCCACCACGGTCTCGGTCCTGAACGACGCCGGCGCGCCCGAAACCTCGGCCAACGCGCAGCGCATCGTCAAGGTCATCGCCGACGACCTGAAGTAA
- the dapA gene encoding 4-hydroxy-tetrahydrodipicolinate synthase produces MPLEQLTGSIVALVTPMHDDGSVDYPALRRLIDWHIDEGTDCLGVVGTTGESPTVDVEEHCEIIRVSVEQARGRVPVMAGCGANSTKEAIELAKFAKGVGADSQLQVVPYYNKPTQEGQYQHFKAIAEAVGDLPVVLYNVPGRTVADMAHDTVLRLAQVPGIIGIKEATGNIERAQWLIRDLPKNFAVYSGDDPTAVALMLCGGQGNISVTANVAPRKMHELCVAALAGDVKRAMQIQFELMPLHRNLFVEPNPIPLKWAMARLGLCGGALRLPLTELGEASRPAVEGALRATGLLKD; encoded by the coding sequence ATTCCCTTGGAGCAACTGACAGGCAGCATCGTCGCGCTCGTCACGCCGATGCACGACGACGGCAGTGTCGACTACCCCGCCCTGCGGCGGCTCATCGACTGGCACATTGACGAAGGCACCGACTGCCTTGGCGTGGTCGGCACCACCGGCGAATCGCCGACGGTCGATGTGGAAGAGCACTGCGAAATCATCCGCGTATCCGTCGAGCAAGCCCGGGGCCGCGTGCCCGTGATGGCCGGCTGCGGCGCGAACTCGACCAAGGAAGCCATCGAGCTCGCCAAGTTCGCCAAAGGCGTTGGCGCCGACTCGCAACTCCAGGTCGTTCCCTACTACAACAAGCCCACGCAAGAAGGCCAGTACCAGCACTTCAAGGCCATCGCCGAAGCTGTCGGCGACCTGCCCGTCGTGCTGTACAACGTGCCCGGCCGCACCGTCGCCGATATGGCGCACGACACCGTGCTGCGCCTGGCGCAGGTGCCCGGCATCATCGGCATCAAGGAAGCCACCGGCAACATCGAACGTGCCCAGTGGCTCATTCGCGACCTGCCGAAGAACTTTGCCGTGTACTCCGGCGACGACCCGACCGCGGTGGCGCTCATGCTGTGCGGCGGCCAGGGCAACATCAGCGTCACGGCCAACGTGGCGCCGCGCAAGATGCACGAGCTGTGCGTGGCTGCGCTGGCCGGCGACGTGAAGCGCGCCATGCAGATCCAGTTCGAACTGATGCCGCTGCACCGCAACCTGTTCGTCGAACCCAACCCGATCCCGCTCAAGTGGGCCATGGCCCGCCTGGGTCTGTGCGGCGGCGCCCTGCGGCTGCCGCTCACGGAACTCGGCGAAGCAAGCCGCCCAGCGGTCGAGGGCGCCCTGCGCGCCACCGGCCTGCTCAAGGACTGA
- a CDS encoding class I SAM-dependent methyltransferase, with translation MKDVAIPVHSNTTPSEWIVRWSHLLAPNATVLDVACGSGRHMQWFAGRGHAATGVDRAPEAVEAAGAFGRVVAADIESGPWPFAAQRFGAVVVTNYLWRPRMADIVAAVAPGGVLLYETFAAGNETVGKPSRPDFLLQPGELLGACASLQVVAYEDGFLPEPARFVQRIAAVRPGEAAAGAPPRHFLKAS, from the coding sequence ATGAAAGATGTAGCAATTCCCGTGCATTCGAACACCACGCCCTCCGAATGGATCGTGCGCTGGTCGCACCTGCTCGCCCCGAACGCCACGGTGCTCGACGTGGCCTGCGGGTCGGGCCGGCACATGCAGTGGTTCGCCGGGCGCGGCCACGCGGCGACCGGTGTCGACCGCGCTCCCGAGGCCGTCGAAGCGGCCGGCGCCTTCGGGCGGGTGGTGGCGGCCGACATCGAATCGGGCCCCTGGCCCTTCGCGGCCCAGCGCTTCGGCGCGGTGGTCGTCACGAACTACCTCTGGCGCCCGCGCATGGCCGACATCGTGGCCGCCGTGGCGCCGGGCGGCGTGCTGCTGTACGAGACCTTCGCGGCCGGCAACGAAACCGTCGGCAAGCCCTCGCGGCCCGATTTCCTGCTGCAGCCGGGCGAACTGCTCGGGGCCTGCGCCAGCCTGCAGGTCGTCGCCTATGAAGACGGCTTCCTGCCGGAGCCGGCGCGCTTCGTCCAGCGCATCGCCGCTGTGCGGCCCGGCGAAGCAGCCGCGGGCGCCCCGCCGCGCCACTTCCTGAAGGCCAGCTGA
- a CDS encoding MFS transporter, which translates to MQAASPAPTLSIKQVLFCGAMIVTLSMGIRHGFGLWLQPITQAQDWSRQTFSFALAVQNLSWGIFGVFAGMLADRFGAFRVLIGGAIFYALGLFGMAHSPTPLLFTLSAGVLIGAAQAGSTYAVIYGVIGRQIPAERRSWAMGVAAAAGSFGQFLMAPIEGRLIGAFGWQTALAMLAVVVLVIIPLAFGLREPKTAALAGHRDQSVLQAVGEAFRYPSFGLLMAGYFVCGFQLAFIGIHMPTYLRDQSLSADVAGYALALIGLFNVFGTYTVGLLGQKLSKPKILAAIYLARAVSIALFLLVPISPLSVYVFSAAMGFLWLSTVPATNAIVAGIFGVAHLSMLSGFVFLSHQVGSFLGVWLGGFLYDTTGSYNIVWYISIALGVFAALINLPVKESAIARGVRPAAVAG; encoded by the coding sequence ATGCAAGCCGCCTCCCCCGCCCCCACCCTTTCGATCAAGCAGGTGCTGTTCTGCGGCGCCATGATCGTCACGCTCTCGATGGGCATCCGCCACGGCTTCGGCCTCTGGCTGCAGCCCATCACGCAGGCGCAGGACTGGAGCCGGCAGACCTTCTCGTTCGCGCTCGCGGTGCAGAACCTGTCGTGGGGCATCTTCGGCGTGTTCGCCGGCATGCTGGCCGACCGCTTCGGCGCGTTCCGCGTGCTGATCGGCGGTGCGATCTTCTATGCGCTGGGCCTGTTCGGCATGGCGCATTCGCCGACGCCGCTGCTGTTCACGCTGAGCGCGGGCGTGCTGATCGGCGCGGCGCAGGCGGGCTCGACCTACGCCGTGATCTACGGCGTGATCGGTCGGCAGATCCCGGCCGAGCGGCGCTCGTGGGCGATGGGCGTGGCCGCGGCGGCCGGTTCGTTCGGGCAGTTCCTCATGGCGCCCATCGAGGGCCGACTGATCGGCGCCTTCGGCTGGCAGACCGCGCTGGCGATGCTGGCAGTGGTGGTGCTCGTGATCATCCCGCTGGCTTTCGGCCTGCGCGAACCCAAGACGGCGGCGCTGGCCGGCCACCGCGACCAGTCGGTGCTGCAGGCCGTGGGCGAGGCCTTCCGCTACCCGAGCTTCGGGCTGCTGATGGCGGGCTACTTCGTGTGCGGCTTCCAGCTGGCCTTCATCGGCATCCACATGCCGACCTACCTGCGCGACCAGAGCCTGTCGGCCGACGTGGCCGGCTACGCGCTGGCGCTCATCGGCCTGTTCAACGTGTTCGGCACCTACACGGTCGGCCTGCTGGGGCAGAAGCTGTCCAAGCCCAAGATCCTGGCGGCCATCTACCTGGCGCGGGCGGTGTCGATCGCCCTCTTCCTGCTGGTGCCGATCTCGCCGCTCAGCGTGTACGTCTTTTCGGCGGCGATGGGCTTCCTGTGGCTGTCGACCGTGCCGGCCACCAACGCCATCGTGGCGGGCATCTTCGGCGTGGCGCACCTGTCGATGCTCAGCGGCTTCGTGTTCCTGAGCCACCAGGTGGGCTCGTTCCTGGGCGTGTGGCTCGGCGGCTTCCTGTATGACACGACGGGCAGCTACAACATCGTCTGGTACATCTCGATCGCGCTGGGCGTGTTTGCCGCGCTGATCAACCTGCCGGTGAAGGAGAGCGCCATTGCGCGCGGGGTCCGGCCGGCCGCCGTGGCGGGCTGA
- a CDS encoding MFS transporter: protein MRDTTSSSRLPLSGLLALAAGGFITILTEAMPAGLLPQIGADLGVAPALVGQLVTVYALGSLVAAIPLVAFTRGWRRRPLLMGAIGGFAVVNTVTALSHDYTLTLVARFFAGVFAGLLWALLAGHAARMVAPSQQGRAIAVAMLGAPLALSLGIPAGTLLGASVGWRPAFLIMSALSVLLLGWVRWQVPDFPGQAAGRQQSVRRVFLLPGVRPVLAVMFAFVLAHNILYTYIAPFLAHAGLGAQVGRVLLVFGAASLGGIWLTGVLIDRWLRVLVLAGTAAFALAALMLAAAGGSAAGVYLAVAAWGLAFGGAATLFQTASAQAAGDAADVAQSMVVTTWNLAIAGGGLAGGLLLQGGGAGSLPWSLLALLVPGLVLAWRACEHGFPGARGAAAAPAR from the coding sequence GCGGCTTCATCACCATCCTCACCGAGGCGATGCCCGCCGGCCTGCTGCCGCAGATCGGCGCCGACCTGGGCGTTGCGCCCGCGCTGGTCGGCCAGCTCGTCACCGTGTACGCGCTGGGCTCGCTGGTGGCGGCCATTCCGCTGGTGGCCTTCACGCGCGGCTGGCGGCGACGGCCGCTGCTGATGGGCGCGATCGGCGGCTTCGCGGTGGTCAACACAGTGACGGCGCTGTCGCACGACTACACGCTGACGCTGGTCGCGCGCTTCTTCGCCGGCGTGTTCGCGGGGCTGCTGTGGGCGCTGCTGGCCGGGCACGCGGCGCGCATGGTGGCGCCGTCGCAGCAGGGCCGCGCCATTGCCGTGGCGATGCTGGGCGCGCCGCTGGCGCTGTCGCTGGGCATTCCGGCGGGCACGCTGCTGGGGGCGAGCGTTGGCTGGCGGCCGGCCTTTTTGATCATGTCGGCGCTGTCGGTGCTGCTGCTCGGCTGGGTGCGCTGGCAGGTGCCCGACTTCCCGGGCCAAGCCGCCGGACGCCAGCAAAGCGTGCGCCGCGTGTTCCTGCTGCCGGGCGTGCGGCCGGTGCTGGCCGTGATGTTCGCCTTCGTGCTCGCGCACAACATCCTCTACACCTACATCGCGCCCTTCCTGGCCCACGCAGGGCTCGGCGCGCAGGTCGGACGGGTGCTGCTGGTCTTCGGCGCGGCCTCGCTGGGCGGCATCTGGCTCACGGGCGTGCTGATCGACCGCTGGCTGCGCGTGCTGGTGCTGGCCGGCACGGCGGCCTTCGCGCTGGCGGCGCTGATGCTCGCCGCAGCGGGCGGATCGGCGGCGGGCGTGTACCTCGCGGTCGCGGCCTGGGGCCTGGCCTTCGGCGGCGCGGCAACGCTGTTCCAGACCGCCTCGGCCCAGGCGGCCGGCGATGCGGCGGACGTGGCGCAGTCGATGGTGGTGACGACCTGGAACCTCGCCATCGCGGGCGGCGGGCTGGCGGGCGGCCTGCTGCTGCAGGGCGGCGGCGCGGGCAGCCTGCCCTGGTCACTGCTTGCATTGCTGGTGCCGGGGCTGGTGCTCGCATGGCGGGCCTGCGAGCACGGGTTCCCGGGTGCGCGCGGCGCGGCAGCGGCGCCTGCGCGCTGA